One window from the genome of Pseudanabaena yagii GIHE-NHR1 encodes:
- a CDS encoding type II toxin-antitoxin system Phd/YefM family antitoxin: MKILNASEARANFFSLVEQVNKDHLPRFITSRQGDAVLLSKSDWESIQETLYLQSIPNLVESIRSAEQANDWVSEDDFLGALNGLED, translated from the coding sequence ATGAAAATTCTCAATGCGAGTGAAGCACGAGCCAACTTTTTCAGCTTAGTTGAGCAAGTCAACAAAGACCATTTACCAAGATTTATTACGAGTCGGCAAGGTGACGCAGTATTGCTATCTAAATCTGATTGGGAAAGTATACAGGAAACTCTCTATCTACAGTCTATTCCTAATCTAGTTGAGTCAATTAGATCCGCCGAACAAGCGAATGATTGGGTTTCTGAAGATGATTTCTTAGGAGCCTTGAATGGATTGGAAGATTGA
- a CDS encoding tetratricopeptide repeat protein, with protein MQTLYIKLVPLEKQFVELRYAFGEPAKYEIQRLDVSSINSLIQKSRSSYYMLVPDLKGIGYQLFCWLDGNGRWLSRAIKNCRDEGLTLAIDVRERLGYLPWETLHDGTQFLVERVNPVIVPIRWVDRPLQDLNDIQQRPLRLLFMATSPDNVEPSLDFEQEEAQILTATRDIPLDLRVEESGCITELSKLWGRYTDTIDVFHLTGHASIEDGQPFFRTETETGECHNAYAPEIATALRFRRPQLVFLSGCRTGESPNNGAIFSLSESLIERGGCRAVLGWGRAVIDVTATKAAAHLYSKLAAGYQVAEALASTYQHLINAKVEDWHLLRLYVEGQCPKALVKPLGDQVWLPEEPIHEQFLDSQGIVRVATAQEFVGRRRIIQRSLKALRVADKLGIIIHGLGGIGKSSVAARLLERLHGYDEIFIYRQLDEDKLLRQLAEQCLSESGQDILQGKLPLTQKLTKFLQEGLNKPEQRLIFVVDDFEANLELRTDGIAVLKPDVVTVLIALLKSISQSRLPHRVIITSRYNFSISELDQRLHREQVTSLTGTDLQKKCKRLISFAPNSEVAHELQIKALDTSSGNPRLLEWLDKLLQVPHLNKEKILEEVEKSSTEFRESILAEELLNRQSTKLRRMLGFCLVYKLPVPESAIKVLCPTTFDIDSYISISVSIGLLEQIHSKESVLYYVPRILEPILTFPEDSIELYQTAVEHLDKIWFVKGFQHGLEIRKDSPEILKTDMFFENSISTDRLFELYRLATEGLRPDVLVSVNWLLIMRFNQQRRYREVIMLCKFVCDGAFGHLGIHLVSPSILYYMAKAQEHIGEVEDALQKYKEALNLCSEQCKTQEDSEVHRTLRASILHDLADLYEKQGNYQEAFKLCAQVIKIEEFTDDYASKAKSFNQLANIMRGLGKKEEALKIFKEAYKFAQKSEDQTTLYAVQNNLSNLQFEMGEIDAWDNFFEDVVSHEAISQDIEVKISLLNNAAALHLKKGEIENAREIFNELNDLLPKIDDTWKKAAFLHNIATFRSDCGDREIALNLYNQALELHEKNGDQIHQAITLQEIGTLYDRENNIDKALKFLEESYQLSLKIPNEDIQANVLLRIAGILINQDRLDSAEEKINIVLGLPNTVKVPERYALALSDMGRIQIKLKNYNAGESFLRQALEKCSLVINVILRASILKLLGQVLSFKGEVDESLKYLTESLDIYRKINLIEDIEEVQEMIMDTYSHKAFIIYEMAVTQADQGNGETAIELISQALYIVEKSKDEELKACMLLSWENLLIDKEDFEIGISKVSQALEIAEEQNLSRKQELQDMAFVAQYGKARELIELSQEKCENKDFDAAIAAAQKCLTLAELTKNINWASQSLSWIGQIKTHLGDYENGIQYLERAIALVQENYLDGVEDLQEIIFKVNNYEAVRLYEQALATACPENVEEAIKLAKKAYEFQCSVNNKETQPATLCLLGQLLFAYNQPEEGLKNLYQALDIARELQDQDIVDQVQSKITNFTV; from the coding sequence GTGCAGACACTTTACATCAAGTTAGTACCGCTTGAAAAACAGTTTGTAGAACTGCGTTATGCTTTTGGAGAGCCAGCTAAGTATGAAATTCAACGACTTGATGTATCGTCTATAAACAGCTTAATCCAAAAATCAAGAAGCAGCTATTACATGTTAGTGCCTGATTTAAAAGGTATTGGATATCAATTATTCTGTTGGCTAGATGGTAATGGTAGGTGGTTAAGTCGAGCAATTAAAAACTGTAGAGATGAAGGGCTAACTTTAGCAATAGATGTTCGTGAACGTTTAGGGTATTTGCCTTGGGAGACTTTACACGATGGGACGCAATTTCTTGTAGAGCGTGTCAATCCAGTAATCGTTCCAATACGTTGGGTCGATAGACCTCTTCAAGATTTAAACGATATACAACAACGACCTTTGCGACTTTTATTCATGGCAACGTCGCCAGACAATGTCGAACCGTCACTTGATTTTGAACAAGAAGAAGCCCAAATTTTAACCGCAACTAGAGATATTCCTCTCGATTTACGAGTTGAAGAAAGTGGTTGTATTACAGAATTAAGTAAGCTTTGGGGTCGTTATACAGACACAATTGATGTATTTCATTTAACAGGACACGCATCTATTGAAGATGGACAACCCTTCTTTAGAACAGAAACAGAAACTGGAGAATGTCATAATGCTTATGCACCAGAAATTGCCACGGCTTTGCGTTTTCGTAGACCTCAATTAGTTTTTTTATCAGGTTGTAGAACAGGAGAATCGCCGAATAATGGAGCAATATTCTCTTTGTCGGAATCATTAATTGAGCGTGGGGGATGTAGAGCTGTTTTAGGCTGGGGCAGAGCAGTTATAGATGTAACCGCAACAAAAGCTGCCGCACATCTCTACAGTAAGCTTGCTGCTGGATATCAAGTTGCGGAAGCTTTAGCAAGTACTTATCAACATTTAATAAACGCTAAAGTTGAAGATTGGCATCTATTAAGGCTTTATGTTGAGGGGCAATGTCCAAAAGCATTGGTCAAACCATTAGGCGATCAGGTATGGTTGCCAGAAGAACCAATCCATGAGCAGTTTTTGGATTCGCAAGGAATTGTTAGAGTTGCTACTGCTCAAGAATTTGTAGGACGACGGCGAATCATACAACGTAGCTTGAAGGCTTTACGAGTAGCAGATAAGTTAGGGATAATTATTCATGGGTTGGGGGGTATAGGGAAAAGTAGTGTCGCTGCGAGGCTTTTAGAGCGTTTACATGGCTATGATGAAATCTTTATCTATCGTCAATTAGACGAGGATAAACTATTAAGGCAACTTGCAGAACAATGTCTATCTGAGTCTGGACAAGACATACTACAAGGCAAACTTCCACTAACACAAAAGTTAACTAAGTTCCTTCAAGAAGGTTTAAACAAACCAGAGCAAAGGCTAATTTTTGTTGTTGATGACTTTGAAGCAAATTTAGAACTTAGAACAGATGGTATCGCTGTTTTAAAGCCTGATGTTGTAACGGTTTTAATAGCTTTGCTGAAGTCGATCAGCCAGTCTCGCTTGCCACATAGAGTAATTATTACATCTAGATATAATTTTTCAATTTCAGAGTTAGATCAACGATTACACAGAGAGCAGGTAACATCTCTTACAGGTACAGACTTACAAAAGAAATGTAAGCGTCTAATATCTTTTGCTCCAAACTCTGAAGTTGCACATGAGCTACAAATAAAGGCTTTAGATACTTCATCTGGCAATCCTCGCTTATTGGAATGGTTAGACAAATTACTACAAGTGCCACACCTCAATAAAGAGAAAATTTTGGAAGAGGTAGAAAAAAGTAGTACAGAGTTTCGTGAGAGCATTTTGGCTGAAGAATTACTAAATCGACAATCAACTAAATTGCGTCGAATGCTTGGATTTTGTTTAGTTTATAAGTTGCCAGTGCCTGAGTCAGCTATCAAAGTTCTATGTCCAACAACTTTTGATATAGATAGTTATATTTCCATTTCTGTTTCAATTGGATTACTTGAACAAATCCATAGCAAAGAAAGTGTTTTATATTATGTCCCCCGAATTCTAGAGCCAATTCTTACTTTTCCTGAAGATTCAATAGAGCTATATCAAACTGCGGTAGAACATTTAGATAAAATATGGTTTGTCAAAGGTTTTCAGCATGGTTTAGAGATACGCAAAGACTCGCCAGAAATCCTTAAAACTGATATGTTTTTCGAGAATAGCATATCAACAGATAGATTGTTTGAATTATACCGACTTGCAACCGAGGGATTAAGACCAGATGTGTTAGTTAGCGTAAACTGGCTTTTAATTATGCGTTTCAATCAGCAGAGACGCTATAGAGAAGTAATTATGCTATGTAAATTTGTTTGTGACGGTGCATTTGGTCACTTAGGTATTCATCTCGTGTCTCCTAGTATTTTGTACTATATGGCAAAAGCACAAGAACATATAGGTGAAGTAGAAGATGCTTTACAGAAATATAAAGAGGCATTAAATTTATGCTCTGAACAGTGTAAAACTCAAGAAGATTCTGAAGTTCACAGAACTCTTAGAGCTTCAATACTGCATGATTTAGCGGATTTATATGAAAAGCAAGGGAATTATCAAGAGGCTTTCAAACTTTGCGCCCAAGTCATTAAGATTGAAGAGTTTACTGATGATTACGCGAGTAAAGCTAAATCTTTCAATCAGTTGGCTAACATTATGCGAGGGTTAGGCAAAAAAGAAGAAGCACTAAAAATATTTAAAGAAGCATACAAATTTGCTCAAAAATCAGAAGATCAGACGACTCTTTATGCCGTACAAAATAATTTGTCAAATCTTCAATTTGAAATGGGGGAAATAGATGCATGGGATAACTTTTTTGAAGATGTAGTTTCACATGAAGCTATATCTCAGGATATTGAAGTTAAAATTTCTCTCCTAAACAATGCTGCTGCTTTACATCTCAAGAAAGGAGAAATAGAAAATGCCAGAGAAATATTTAATGAATTAAATGATCTGCTACCTAAAATTGATGATACTTGGAAAAAAGCTGCATTTTTGCATAATATAGCCACTTTTCGTTCAGATTGTGGTGATCGAGAAATTGCCTTGAATCTCTACAATCAAGCTTTAGAACTTCATGAGAAAAATGGTGATCAAATCCATCAAGCAATTACACTTCAAGAAATAGGAACCTTATATGATCGCGAAAATAATATTGATAAAGCGTTGAAATTTCTAGAAGAATCATACCAATTATCATTAAAAATCCCAAATGAAGATATTCAAGCTAATGTCTTACTAAGAATCGCAGGTATACTAATCAATCAAGACAGACTTGATAGTGCTGAAGAGAAAATAAATATAGTTTTAGGATTACCCAATACAGTTAAAGTTCCTGAACGGTACGCACTTGCTTTAAGTGATATGGGAAGAATTCAAATAAAGCTGAAAAACTATAATGCGGGAGAAAGTTTTTTAAGACAAGCTTTAGAAAAATGTAGCTTAGTTATAAATGTTATTCTCCGAGCCAGTATTCTCAAGCTTTTAGGACAAGTTTTATCTTTCAAAGGTGAAGTAGATGAGTCTCTTAAGTACTTAACAGAGAGTCTAGATATTTATCGCAAAATCAATTTGATTGAAGATATAGAAGAAGTCCAAGAAATGATTATGGATACTTATTCTCATAAAGCTTTTATAATATACGAGATGGCAGTTACACAGGCTGATCAAGGTAATGGAGAAACAGCAATTGAATTGATTTCACAAGCTCTATACATAGTTGAAAAGTCTAAAGATGAGGAACTTAAAGCATGTATGTTATTGTCATGGGAGAACCTTTTAATAGATAAAGAGGATTTTGAAATAGGTATAAGTAAAGTATCTCAAGCACTTGAAATAGCCGAGGAACAAAATCTATCCAGAAAGCAAGAACTGCAAGATATGGCTTTCGTAGCACAATATGGAAAAGCAAGAGAACTGATTGAATTGTCTCAAGAAAAATGTGAAAACAAAGATTTTGATGCTGCAATTGCTGCCGCACAAAAATGTTTGACCTTAGCAGAATTAACAAAAAATATTAATTGGGCTTCTCAATCTCTATCATGGATTGGACAGATAAAGACTCATCTGGGAGATTATGAAAATGGAATACAATATCTTGAAAGAGCAATTGCTTTAGTTCAAGAAAATTATCTTGATGGAGTTGAAGATTTACAGGAAATAATTTTTAAAGTAAATAACTACGAGGCAGTTCGATTATACGAACAAGCTCTTGCTACTGCCTGTCCAGAAAATGTAGAAGAGGCTATTAAACTCGCTAAAAAAGCATATGAATTTCAATGTAGTGTTAATAATAAAGAAACTCAACCTGCTACTTTATGCTTGCTAGGGCAGCTTTTATTTGCATATAATCAGCCAGAAGAAGGATTAAAGAATTTATACCAAGCATTAGATATCGCTAGAGAACTACAAGATCAAGACATCGTAGATCAGGTTCAGTCAAAGATTACAAACTTCACTGTATAA